ACAGCAGGAAGAAGAAAAACCTTTAGAAAAGGTATATACACCCAACACAGAAACCATAGAAGAGCTCTCCCAGTTCTTAAAAGTGCCAAAAAGCAAAATACTCAAAGCGGTGCTCTACATGGTTGAGGATCAGCCCGTGATGGTTATGATAAGGGGAGACAGGGAAGTGGATGAGAACAAACTTGCGCAAGCTCTTGGCACAGAAAACTTCAGGCTCGCTACAGACGAAGAGGTCTACAGGCTTTTTGGAACACAGAAAGGCTTTATAGGTCCTTTTAATGTACCTACTAATGTGAAAGTCCTATGGGATAACTCCACCTTTGGTATAAAAAACGCAGTGATTGCCTTTAACGAGCCAGATTACCACTATGTGAACGCTAACCCCGAAAGGGACTTTTCCTACGGTGATTTCCTTGACCTGGCACAAGTTATGGAGGGAGATCCATGCCCCAAGTGTGCATCTCCTCTAAAGGTGGGTAGAGGTTTAGAGTTGGGGCACATATTCTTACTTGGCACTCGCTATTCTGTACCCATGAAGGCATACTACAAGGATCAGCAAGGCGAAGACAAACCTATATTTATGGGATGCTACGGCATAGGTATATCACGGTGCATGTCCGCTATAGTGGAACAGTATCATGACCATCTTGGCATAAAATGGCCCACAATAGTTGCCCCCTTTGAGCTTGACATCATATGTCTAAACCCTTCTGATCAGGAACAAAAAGAGGTAGCAGAAAAACTCTACCTGATGGCTCAGGAAGTAGGCTTAGATGTCATATACGATGACAGAGAGGCAAGTGCAGGTTTTAAATTTGCAGATGCGGACCTGTGCGGATTCCCCTACAGACTTGTGGTGGGTAGAAAGGTTAAAGAAGGAAAGGTGGAACTCCAAAACAGACATACAGGTGAGAAAACTGACATAAATATACAAGATGCTATACAGGTAGTAAAGGAACTCATAGACAAGGACAAAGCGTAGGTATGATGGTGATCATTTACACACATTTTCCGTTGTTTAAAATTATAAGTATGAATTCACTTACTAAAATAAACATACTGCTCAGTTTCTTTTATCTTCTCTTAGGAAGCTCACTGGGACTTATGCTGAGCACGGCGCGTACCAGAGAGCTTTTATATTCCCTTGGTGGGACTCCTTCCTTTGCTCACGCACACATTCAACTTGTAGGTTTTGTCGGTCAGATGATTATAGGCGTTACTTATCACATAGTTCCTATGCTGAGCAGGGGAAAAATAAACAGCTTTAAAATAGGTTATATACACATCACTCTTCTGAATATAGGACTGTTGACGCAGGTTTATGGATGGCTCACGGGTGATGGTCTCTTTGTGAGTCTTGGTTCTCTCCTGCTCTTCTTTTCCATATTAATGTACCTTTTTAACATACTCAAAAGCATGAATTGGGGGTGAGCTATGAAGAACAACCTTCTGAAGGTTCAACCAAACGGTTCAAGGCTTAGGCATGTTCTTGCGTACGATTCAAAGGAAGCAAGGGTAGTGGTTTTTTCTATGCCTTCCGGAAGTGAAGTTCCCCCTCACAACAGCCCTTCAAGGGTTTTGCTATACTGTGCAAAAGGTGAGGGAAAGTTTCTTAAAGGAAAAGATTGGATAGATGTGGAAGAAGGCGACCTTGTAGCATGCGAACCCTTAGAACCTCACGGTATGAAAGCCCAAAAGGATATGATCGTGATAGCTATCATAGCACCCGCACCATGAAAAGGAGGACATAGCATGATAAACAAAAATATGACAGTTAACGAGCTT
Above is a genomic segment from Hydrogenobacter hydrogenophilus containing:
- a CDS encoding cupin domain-containing protein yields the protein MKNNLLKVQPNGSRLRHVLAYDSKEARVVVFSMPSGSEVPPHNSPSRVLLYCAKGEGKFLKGKDWIDVEEGDLVACEPLEPHGMKAQKDMIVIAIIAPAP
- a CDS encoding proline--tRNA ligase, yielding MRWSLYFWYTSKDDPADAEAPSHKYLLKGGFIKQVASGIYALTPPGYRVIRKIENIVRKEMERSGAQEVLLTVLNPAELWKETGRWDLYGRELFTLKDRHGREYCLGPTHEEEITDLVRSFVNSYRQLPFILYQIQVKFRDEKRPRFGLIRGREFIMKDAYSFDTDEFSAMMSYETMRFAYERIFKKLRLNTLMVEASVGAIGGISSHEFVILTDYGEAKVAYCPSCGYSANAEIVKLPLGKQQQEEEKPLEKVYTPNTETIEELSQFLKVPKSKILKAVLYMVEDQPVMVMIRGDREVDENKLAQALGTENFRLATDEEVYRLFGTQKGFIGPFNVPTNVKVLWDNSTFGIKNAVIAFNEPDYHYVNANPERDFSYGDFLDLAQVMEGDPCPKCASPLKVGRGLELGHIFLLGTRYSVPMKAYYKDQQGEDKPIFMGCYGIGISRCMSAIVEQYHDHLGIKWPTIVAPFELDIICLNPSDQEQKEVAEKLYLMAQEVGLDVIYDDREASAGFKFADADLCGFPYRLVVGRKVKEGKVELQNRHTGEKTDINIQDAIQVVKELIDKDKA